The following are encoded together in the Triticum dicoccoides isolate Atlit2015 ecotype Zavitan chromosome 6B, WEW_v2.0, whole genome shotgun sequence genome:
- the LOC119323706 gene encoding probable LRR receptor-like serine/threonine-protein kinase At5g45780 encodes MARLTFAAGAGAVVVAATAWLLASAGVAAGDPPLSPKGLNYEVAALMAVKSRMRDEKGVMAGWDINSVDPCTWSMVACSPDGFVVSLQMANNGLSGALSPSIGNLSYLQTMLLQNNRISGEIPPEIGKLANLKALDLSGNQFIGEIPNSLGQLTQLNYLRLDKNNLSGQIPIDVAKLPGLTFLDISFNNLSGTVPKIYAHDYSLVGNKFLCNSSILHGCTHLNGGTNDTVSRPSNKTKNHHQLALAISLSVTCATIFVLFFVCWLNYCRWRLPFASSDQDLEMELGHLKHFSFHGLQSATDNFNSKNILGQGGFGVVYKGCLRNGTLVAVKRLKDPDVTGEVQFQTELELIGLAVHRNLLRLYGFCMTSKERLLVYPYMPNGSVADRLREYHHGKPCLDWSKRMQIAIGAARGLLYLHEQCNPKIIHRDVKAANILLDGSFEAVVGDFGLAKLLDRQDSHVTTAVRGTVGHIAPEYLSTGQSSEKTDVYGFGILLLELITGPKTLSNGHGQSQKGMIIDWVRELNEEKKLDKLVDRDLKDLFDVAELECAVDVILQCTLTNPILRPKMSEVLQALESNVTLAENGVDLNREVLLPYGGSCSFSVRHEDPHDSSSFIIEPIELSGPR; translated from the exons ATGGCGAGACTAACCTTCGCCGCCGGCGCTGGCGCCGTGGTGGTGGCAGCCACCGCGTGGCTCCTCGCCTCTGCTGGTGTAGCGGCCGGGGACCCGCCGCTCTCACCCAAAGGTCTCAACTATGAAG TGGCGGCGCTGATGGCGGTGAAGAGCCGGATGCGGGACGAGAAGGGGGTGATGGCCGGGTGGGACATCAACTCCGTCGACCCCTGCACCTGGTCAATGGTCGCCTGCTCCCCGGACGGATTCGTCGTCTCGCT GCAGATGGCTAACAACGGATTGTCGGGGGCCCTGTCGCCGAGTATCGGGAACCTCAGTTACCTGCAGACAAT GTTACTGCAGAATAACAGAATATCTGGTGAAATTCCTCCAGAGATAGGGAAGCTGGCCAATCTGAAAGCTCTTGATCTTTCAGGTAACCAGTTTATTGGTGAAATCCCGAATTCACTTGGGCAGCTGACTCAACTAAATTATTT GCGCCTTGATAAGAATAACTTGTCTGGACAGATCCCTATAGATGTTGCCAAGCTTCCAGGTCTCACATTCCT TGACATATCATTCAACAATTTAAGTGGTACAGTTCCAAAAATATATGCACATGACTACAG TCTCGTGGGAAACAAGTTCCTTTGCAATTCCTCAATTCTACATGGCTGCACACATCTTAATGGAGGAACTAACG ATACAGTGTCTAGACCGTCGAATAAAACGAAGAACCATCATCAATTAGCATTGGCAATTTCCTTAAGTGTCACCTGTGCCACAATCTTTGTCCTGTTCTTTGTATGCTGGCTAAACTACTGCAGATGGCGTTTGCCTTTTGCTTCTTCTG ATCAAGATCTTGAAATGGAACTGGGTCATCTGAAGCATTTTTCATTTCACGGCCTGCAAAGTGCAACAGACAATTTTAACTCAAAGAATATATTAGGCCAAGGCGGTTTTGGTGTTGTTTATAAAGGCTGTCTCAGAAATGGAACTTTAGTGGCAGTCAAGAGGTTAAAAGATCCCGATGTTACTGGTGAAGTCCAATTCCAGACAGAACTTGAATTGATTGGCCTAGCTGTGCACAGGAACCTTTTGCGCTTGTATGGATTTTGCATGACCTCGAAAGAAAGGTTGCTCGTATATCCATATATGCCAAATGGCAGTGTTGCTGACCGCTTGAGAG AGTATCATCATGGAAAACCTTGTCTTGACTGGAGTAAACGTATGCAGATTGCTATTGGGGCTGCCAGAGGACTACTATATCTTCATGAACAATGCAATCCTAAGATCATTCACAGGGATGTCAAAGCAGCAAACATATTGCTTGATGGAAGTTTTGAAGCAGTTGTTGGGGATTTTGGATTGGCAAAACTACTTGACCGACAAGATTCGCATGTTACTACTGCAGTTCGAGGCACTGTTGGTCATATTGCTCCAGAGTATCTCTCAACAGGGCAGTCTTCAGAAAAGACTGACGTTTATGGGTTTGGTATTCTACTGTTGGAACTGATCACTGGACCTAAAACCTTGAGCAACGGACATGGTCAGTCCCAGAAGGGGATGATTATAGATTGG GTTAGAGAACTCAACGAGGAAAAGAAACTGGATAAACTAGTGGACAGGGATCTCAAAGATTTGTTCGATGTAGCCGAGCTAGAGTGTGCAGTCGACGTGATTCTCCAATGCACGCTGACCAACCCTATTCTGCGGCCCAAGATGTCAGAAGTTCTCCAGGCCCTTGAATCTAATGTGACGCTGGCAGAGAATGGAGTAGACTTGAATAGAGAAGTGCTGCTGCCTTATGGAGGCTCTTGCAGTTTCTCTGTGAGACATGAGGATCCTCACGACTCATCGTCCTTCATAATAGAGCCAATTGAGCTATCCGGTCCTAGGTGA